The genomic interval TCTTCAAGTTGGTCGATGATATTTTGTTCGCCACCATCTTTGCCCGAAAATAAATGTGATAAGCGTTCACGAAAAGTTGATCGCGTACGAGCTAAACCTCTGTTTAGCGCTTCGATGGCTTTTGCGTCTAACTCAGCGCTGGTGACACTTTCAACGAATGGTTTGCTTGGCGCAACTGTAACACCTTTTCTTGCACTAGGTTTGGCTGTGACTTCAACAACCTGCTCTTGCTTAGTTTCGACTGACTGTTTTTTCTTAGCTTTTTGTATATCTATAGCTGAAGAAGAATCTAGGTTTGCTTGTTGCAACTCTGATTCTTTAAACTTAACTTCGCGTGCTTCTAGAGGTGTTTCGCTAAGTTCTTGCGCTCGACGTTTTTGTGCTTTGCGTAAAGCAAAGATAAAAAAGGCGATTAAAGAAATTACAAAAAGGGCCGAACCCCCTAAAACAGCTATCTGAACCAAATCAATTTGTGCTTCCATTTAAGTTCAGGCCTGTAGCTATCTGTGAAGGTAGTGTCAATGAGCATCGGGCACACTAATAGGTTCAATAACCACTAATGGATTAAAGTAACGACGTAAAAATCCACGGTCACGCGTTAGAATTCTATCTGCTCGAATTTGAGCATGCGCGCCCACTAAAAAATCTGGTATAAGTTGGCTTCGTTTGCCACCATTACGGCGATATTTGCACCATAAATCACCTGCCAAATCGGTGCATTTTTGATCAAAAGGATCAAAAGCAATGTTAGCATTATTTAATACGTACGCAATGGTTTCAGGGGCTTTTAATGCTGCTCGCAACTCTGCCCAAACGACAGGACATACAATTAAGGAGCCTTCAGAGTTAGCCCGTTGTAGTGAAGCAAGTGATGGTGA from Deltaproteobacteria bacterium carries:
- a CDS encoding PIN domain-containing protein produces the protein MITAIDSSVLFDVILNDPKYCSPSLASLQRANSEGSLIVCPVVWAELRAALKAPETIAYVLNNANIAFDPFDQKCTDLAGDLWCKYRRNGGKRSQLIPDFLVGAHAQIRADRILTRDRGFLRRYFNPLVVIEPISVPDAH